The Carassius auratus strain Wakin chromosome 5, ASM336829v1, whole genome shotgun sequence genome includes a window with the following:
- the LOC113069191 gene encoding fibroblast growth factor 5-like has protein sequence MHVALLLLLLFQLPRSALLTGFERAYLEHQLVEEGRVSGRRTGRLYCRVGIGFHLQIYPDGRVNGSHEPNPLSVLELFAVSQGVIGIRGAFSKRFLAMNKRGRLHATESFTDDCKFRERFQENSYNTYASVIHKNHRNGKEWFVALNKRGKAKMGSSPRVKSQHASTHFLPRMNLHEKTQQGFTITDKEQEKHPHPSTPSILKIAVNSGKKNRPVVKYWPKFRFG, from the exons ATGCACGTTGCTCTCCTGCTTTTACTCCTCTTTCAGTTGCCTCGCTCTGCACTGCTCACGGGATTTGAACGCGCGTATTTGGAGCACCAACTTGTCGAGGAAGGGCGCGTATCAGGGCGCAGGACTGGAAGACTGTATTGTAGAGTTGGAATAGGTTTCCACCTTCAGATTTACCCGGATGGAAGAGTCAACGGGAGTCACGAACCTAATCCGTTAA GTGTGCTGGAGCTGTTTGCTGTGTCTCAGGGTGTCATAGGGATCCGAGGGGCTTTTAGCAAACGATTTCTAGCCATGAACAAGAGGGGAAGGCTTCATGCAACT GAGAGCTTTACAGATGACTGTAAGTTCAGGGAGCGGTTTCAGGAGAACAGCTACAACACATACGCCTCAGTGATCCACAAGAACCATCGCAACGGCAAAGAGTGGTTTGTGGCACTTAACAAAAGAGGAAAAGCAAAAATGGGGTCCAGTCCAAGAGTAAAGTCACAACACGCGTCTACACATTTTCTGCCAAGGATGAACCTACATGAAAAAACTCAACAAGGATTCACAATAACAGACAAAGAGCAGGAAAAACATCCACATCCATCAACACCCTCTATACTGAAAATAGCAGTCAACTCTGGAAAGAAGAATCGACCAGTAGTCAAATACTGGCCGAAGTTTCGGTTTGGATAA
- the LOC113077770 gene encoding PR domain zinc finger protein 8 isoform X1, with protein MQMMEESFSQRLGWDGDAKAMQQCLTDIFTSVYTTCDIPENAIFGPCVLSHTSLYDSIAFIALKSTDKRTAPYIFRVDTSAANSSSEGLMWLRLVQSARDRDEQNLEAYVKNSQLFFRSLRRIEKDEELLVWYGKDLIELLLLSSGRNQAKSKGTSPFLCPDCSQRFQFEFPFLAHLRFRCTKRLQSMASPEEEATDASDQASLPPARSSPKLGRSDGFSNPQEGKPSTDFHNLARDLENNRTSPPSDKEAEILSESSGKRKFSDMEDSRNSGLSQPPKSKEELANSAQHYRGAYGLDESRRVFSPSVSESTETKRSAFTEVKKSPQSLKHSGKNSSSNSENKEAGRPSSNPAEKHLNIRQVLSETQPPQSRMETSSIGSAFTSVPQQGGGGSERKSAFSQPSRTFSQLSPLVMAPKLLPAVDCHPAVGDTVSSNRLYQADHLAAKLQGSELGSNCPVPGGIAKQNPFLYTTAFWPKTSGPIQLQMPSALTLLPPSFTSLCLPAQNWCAKCNASFRMTSDLVYHMRSHHKKEYAMEPLIKRRREEKLKCPICNETFRERHHLSRHMTSHN; from the exons ATG caaaTGATGGAGGAATCGTTTTCGCAGAGACTGGGCTGGGATGGCGACGCGAAAGCGATGCAGCAGTGTTTAACGGATATATTTACCAGCGTGTACACCACCTGTGACATCCCGGAAAATGCAATTTTTGGCCCATGTGTTCTGAGTCACACGTCACTGTATGACAGCATCGCCTTTATCGCTCTCAAGTCCACAGACAAACGGACGGCGCCTTACATCTTCAGG GTGGACACGTCAGCTGCCAACAGTTCCTCAGAAGGCCTGATGTGGCTGAGGCTGGTTCAGTCGGCGAGAGACAGAGATGAACAGAACCTAGAGGCCTATGTGAAGAACAGCCAGCTTTTCTTCAGGTCACTGAGGAGAATAGAGAAAGATGAAGAGCTGCTGGTGTGGTATGGCAAGGATCTCATTGAGCTGCTGCTCCTGAGCTCAGGCAGAAATCAAGCCAAAAGCAAAG GAACATCGCCCTTTTTGTGCCCAGACTGTAGCCAGCGTTTCCAGTTTGAATTTCCCTTTTTGGCTCATCTAAGATTCCGCTGTACTAAGAGACTACAAAGCATGGCCAGCCCAGAGGAGGAGGCCACTGATGCCAGTGACCAGGCTAGTCTACCTCCTGCCAGGTCCAGTCCCAAACTTGGCCGATCTGATGGCTTCTCCAATCCACAGGAAGGAAAGCCATCCACAGACTTCCATAATCTAGCCAGGGATTTGGAGAATAACAGAACCAGTCCACCGAGCGACAAAGAGGCCGAGATCCTGAGCGAGAGCTCTGGAAAGCGCAAGTTCTCTGACATGGAGGACAGCAGGAACAGTGGATTATCTCAGCCTCCCAAGTCCAAAGAGGAGTTGGCCAACTCGGCACAGCATTACCGTGGAGCGTACGGTCTGGATGAGAGCAGGCGGGTTTTCTCACCCTCTGTTTCAGAGTCGACGGAAACCAAAAGGAGCGCCTTCACAGAGGTCAAGAAGTCACCTCAGAGCTTGAAGCACAGCGGTAAAAACTCCAGCTCAAACTCGGAGAACAAGGAGGCTGGCCGACCCAGCAGCAACCCGGCTGAAAAGCACCTCAACATCAGACAGGTTCTCAGTGAGACTCAGCCCCCACAGTCCCGAATGGAGACCTCGTCAATTGGAAGCGCTTTCACTTCAGTGCCCCAGCAGGGTGGTGGAGGCTCGGAGAGAAAGAGTGCCTTTAGCCAGCCGTCTCGCACCTTCTCACAGCTATCACCTCTTGTCATGGCACCCAAACTTCTTCCAGCAGTAGACTGCCATCCGGCAGTGGGCGACACTGTCTCTTCCAATAGACTCTACCAGGCAGACCACCTCGCCGCAAAGCTCCAAGGCTCAGAACTAGGCAGCAACTGTCCTGTGCCGGGTGGCATTGCAAAACAGAACCCTTTTCTATACACCACAGCCTTCTGGCCCAAGACCTCAGGCCCCATCCAGCTGCAAATGCCCTCTGCTCTAACGCTTCTGCCCCCTTCATTTACTTCACTTTGTCTGCCTGCCCAGAACTGGTGTGCCAAATGCAACGCTTCCTTCCGCATGACCTCTGACCTGGTCTACCACATGCGCTCGCACCACAAAAAGGAGTATGCCATGGAACCTCTTATTAAAAGAAGGAGAGAAGAAAAGTTAAAGTGTCCAATCTGTAATGAGACTTTCAGGGAGCGGCACCACCTTTCCCGGCACATGACCTCTCACAACTGA
- the LOC113077770 gene encoding PR domain zinc finger protein 8 isoform X2 — translation MMEESFSQRLGWDGDAKAMQQCLTDIFTSVYTTCDIPENAIFGPCVLSHTSLYDSIAFIALKSTDKRTAPYIFRVDTSAANSSSEGLMWLRLVQSARDRDEQNLEAYVKNSQLFFRSLRRIEKDEELLVWYGKDLIELLLLSSGRNQAKSKGTSPFLCPDCSQRFQFEFPFLAHLRFRCTKRLQSMASPEEEATDASDQASLPPARSSPKLGRSDGFSNPQEGKPSTDFHNLARDLENNRTSPPSDKEAEILSESSGKRKFSDMEDSRNSGLSQPPKSKEELANSAQHYRGAYGLDESRRVFSPSVSESTETKRSAFTEVKKSPQSLKHSGKNSSSNSENKEAGRPSSNPAEKHLNIRQVLSETQPPQSRMETSSIGSAFTSVPQQGGGGSERKSAFSQPSRTFSQLSPLVMAPKLLPAVDCHPAVGDTVSSNRLYQADHLAAKLQGSELGSNCPVPGGIAKQNPFLYTTAFWPKTSGPIQLQMPSALTLLPPSFTSLCLPAQNWCAKCNASFRMTSDLVYHMRSHHKKEYAMEPLIKRRREEKLKCPICNETFRERHHLSRHMTSHN, via the exons aTGATGGAGGAATCGTTTTCGCAGAGACTGGGCTGGGATGGCGACGCGAAAGCGATGCAGCAGTGTTTAACGGATATATTTACCAGCGTGTACACCACCTGTGACATCCCGGAAAATGCAATTTTTGGCCCATGTGTTCTGAGTCACACGTCACTGTATGACAGCATCGCCTTTATCGCTCTCAAGTCCACAGACAAACGGACGGCGCCTTACATCTTCAGG GTGGACACGTCAGCTGCCAACAGTTCCTCAGAAGGCCTGATGTGGCTGAGGCTGGTTCAGTCGGCGAGAGACAGAGATGAACAGAACCTAGAGGCCTATGTGAAGAACAGCCAGCTTTTCTTCAGGTCACTGAGGAGAATAGAGAAAGATGAAGAGCTGCTGGTGTGGTATGGCAAGGATCTCATTGAGCTGCTGCTCCTGAGCTCAGGCAGAAATCAAGCCAAAAGCAAAG GAACATCGCCCTTTTTGTGCCCAGACTGTAGCCAGCGTTTCCAGTTTGAATTTCCCTTTTTGGCTCATCTAAGATTCCGCTGTACTAAGAGACTACAAAGCATGGCCAGCCCAGAGGAGGAGGCCACTGATGCCAGTGACCAGGCTAGTCTACCTCCTGCCAGGTCCAGTCCCAAACTTGGCCGATCTGATGGCTTCTCCAATCCACAGGAAGGAAAGCCATCCACAGACTTCCATAATCTAGCCAGGGATTTGGAGAATAACAGAACCAGTCCACCGAGCGACAAAGAGGCCGAGATCCTGAGCGAGAGCTCTGGAAAGCGCAAGTTCTCTGACATGGAGGACAGCAGGAACAGTGGATTATCTCAGCCTCCCAAGTCCAAAGAGGAGTTGGCCAACTCGGCACAGCATTACCGTGGAGCGTACGGTCTGGATGAGAGCAGGCGGGTTTTCTCACCCTCTGTTTCAGAGTCGACGGAAACCAAAAGGAGCGCCTTCACAGAGGTCAAGAAGTCACCTCAGAGCTTGAAGCACAGCGGTAAAAACTCCAGCTCAAACTCGGAGAACAAGGAGGCTGGCCGACCCAGCAGCAACCCGGCTGAAAAGCACCTCAACATCAGACAGGTTCTCAGTGAGACTCAGCCCCCACAGTCCCGAATGGAGACCTCGTCAATTGGAAGCGCTTTCACTTCAGTGCCCCAGCAGGGTGGTGGAGGCTCGGAGAGAAAGAGTGCCTTTAGCCAGCCGTCTCGCACCTTCTCACAGCTATCACCTCTTGTCATGGCACCCAAACTTCTTCCAGCAGTAGACTGCCATCCGGCAGTGGGCGACACTGTCTCTTCCAATAGACTCTACCAGGCAGACCACCTCGCCGCAAAGCTCCAAGGCTCAGAACTAGGCAGCAACTGTCCTGTGCCGGGTGGCATTGCAAAACAGAACCCTTTTCTATACACCACAGCCTTCTGGCCCAAGACCTCAGGCCCCATCCAGCTGCAAATGCCCTCTGCTCTAACGCTTCTGCCCCCTTCATTTACTTCACTTTGTCTGCCTGCCCAGAACTGGTGTGCCAAATGCAACGCTTCCTTCCGCATGACCTCTGACCTGGTCTACCACATGCGCTCGCACCACAAAAAGGAGTATGCCATGGAACCTCTTATTAAAAGAAGGAGAGAAGAAAAGTTAAAGTGTCCAATCTGTAATGAGACTTTCAGGGAGCGGCACCACCTTTCCCGGCACATGACCTCTCACAACTGA